The nucleotide sequence AGTCAAACGCCTTTAGACCAAAAGTACAAAGACCATGATCTAACTGGAAACTATAAAGCTTATCGGGAATGTCATATTAAACCCGACCTACTTTTAATTTATACAGTCGATGGTAAAGATTTATCATTGGTTAGAATCGGGTCTCATTCAGAATTATTTTGACTCGATAATATTGCTTAGTACTTTACGGACTTTTACATGATATAAAAACTTCCAGTAATCTCAGTTTCATATAAGCAATTAGAAGAATTCTAACACGCATCAAGGAGCTACTACTTTGTCCTAATTTACCCATTTCCTAAAAAAGTCTCCTTATTTTCCTGTACCCATACCTCCCCCCATGACCCCATTAAGAGAAAAAGGCCAAATGTCTAATTTCCGCTGAAACCGCATAATCTAAATAGATTAATGAGTTGAGAAATCGCCATATTACTCTATTTTGAAGCAATTAATTATAGAGGGAATATGAAAACAATTCTAATGGCATTAATGCTTAGCCTAACGACAGCTACTTGGGCTCAAGGCACACTCGATGAATTAAAGCAGACTCACGAACTCAAGACAAAGGTTTTGGGCAAAAAGTACAATAGTAGTTGTGAAAGCTTGAAGACAAAGCTTTGTGAGCTTGAAATTAAACTACAAAATAAATTCATGGAATCGGCAAACTTAGATAGCGCTACTTATATGGATGATATTATCAGAGATAATAAACCCACAACGGCAACACCACCCGAGTACAAAAAGCTTTTAGCCGCTTTTAAGAAGCGTATGGATAAAATTGAAGTCGGATACCAAAAACAGCTTCAAGAACAAATAGAGAAAACTAAAGTCGATGCGAAAGAACTTATTAGGTCTTATATGCGTAAAAAAGATCTTGCCTCTGCTAAAGACACAAACGCTTACATGCTCAGTCTGAAAATCGACAAACCCGCTACCCTTGCTAAAACTGAAACAGTTGAGCTGCCTACGGTTGTTGCTGGAGTTACTAATGACAAGATGCTTAAAGTGAATGAAAATGACGAGAAGCATAAAAGCATTACGATTGAAAAAATCGAAAAAGGTCTTGGATACAAGACCTCTGCTTTGATAAGAAAAACAAATCATAAGCTGGCTTCATTCTGTAAAAGCACGGGTAATTATTATAAGTTTTTTCCTACAGGCATAGATGTGACTTGGGAGCAAGCACAGCAGCAATGCCGTGAAATGGGTGGGCATTTAGTTACCATTACCAATGAAAATGAAATGTCTCATGTTTTATCCCTCCCAAACTTACCTGAAGGACAATTAGCTTTCATAGGAAAGTCTGACATGAATTTATCGGGTAATTGGGAATGGATTACTAAAGAAAAAATGACATATATTAATTGGTACCCAGGGCAACCTGATGGTCCGAAAGGTGGTTCAAAAGGACAATATTATGGCTTGCTTTATAAAAATCATTTTAGCGATGTCAATAACAATTGGCAAAGTCTAAATGGTTTTATTTGTGAATGGCCTAAGTAGTCATAAAGCTCCTCGGGCACGCCCTATCACCTAGGCAAGTCTTCGCCTTAACCCACTGAGCTGAAACCTTTTGAGACCATGATAGTTTTCAGCTTTGAAATAGTCGCTTCAGAGAGTGATCGTATATTATCGGCAGGTTGGGCTCGCTAATTTAAATATTAAAAAGCGCAACTATGAAGAGGAACATCGGGGACAGGAGAACATCGGGGACATCCATTTAGCCAAATTTGTCAAGTAGACAATAAATCTTTGTATCCGTTTTTTTGATTTTCAAAACGACTTGTGCTTAAAAATGTTTAGTTCAGCTCATCTTTGTTTCTTCTTTTCGGGTACGGGTCTTTCACTTAATGTGAAGTCCCTCCAGACATCCATATAAGGTCAAAGGCTTTAAAGGAGCCCTGTCGATCTATTCAGCTTTTCTTTTTAGCTGCTAACCGACGCCTTAGAAACTACTTGCGGTCAATCCCTCGCTGTCCTATTCAGGTGTAAATCAAGGCTCAATTCTATCATGTGGAATCGTCCAGTACATAGCGGGCTCAGTAAGGGGTGAGTCATCATCTAAACTTCTTTTGATTTAAAGAAATCTTTTACATCCATTTAGCCAAATTTGTCAAGTAGACAATAAATCTTTGTATCCGTTTTTTTGATTTTCAAAACGACTTGTGCTTAAAAATGTTTAGTTCAGCTCATCTTTGTTTCTTCTTTTCGGGTACGGGTCTTTCACTTAATGTGAAGTCCCTCCAGACATCCATATAAGGTCAAAGGCTTTAAAGGAGCCCTGTCGATCTATTCAGCTTTTCTTTTTAGCTGCTAACCGACGCCTTAGAAACTACTTGCGGTCAATCCCTCGCTGTCCTATTCAGGTGTAAATCAAGGCTCAATTCTATCATGTGGAATCGTCCAGTACATAGCGGGCTCAGGTGTAAATCAAGGCTCAATTCTATCATGTGGAATCGTCCAGTACATAGCGGGCTCAGTAAGGGGTGAGTCATCATCTAAACTTCTTTTGATTTAAAGAAATCTTTTACAGCGATCTAATCAGGTGATAGAGGCTCAAAGTCCAAGTCCCCAATGACGGCTTCACTGCAAAAGACTCCAGATTTTTTAATTATTGAGTCTTTGTAAACGTTCATATTTTTGTCTTCCAAAAAAATCAATGGGATCAAATTTTTGTTTTCTCTGGAGCATGAAATAAATGGATCGACAAATCTTATGAGTGTAAATAGCTCTAGCTTTACGTTCGCCGTGTTGCCTTATTAGGTCATGTGAAAAAGCTTTCATCAAAGGGTTTCTTTTTGATAGTACGGCAGCCTGACTATAGGCCCATTTTAAAAATGGATTACCTATTTTTGCTCCACTATAACCATAACTTTTACCCGCACTTTCTTTTTTACATTTAATCACTCGACAATAACTTGAATACTTACCTGGGCTTTTAAACCTTTTGATGTCGTGAGTTTCATAGATAATGACCATACCAAGGGTATCGCCTACTCCAGGCATTGACTTTACTATTTCAAATTCTTCATTGTAGGCACTATTTAAAGTTAATTCTTTGAGATCTTTATCCACTGCGATCAACTCTTTTGTATAAGCCATCAATAGATTTGTGTTGAGCTGATAGTTCCGTTCCATCGCGATGCCACCTATCCCAGAAAAGTCCTGATATTCTACTAGATTTTCTAGTTTATCTGGTTTTGACCTCATGTATAAAGTACTTTCTTTTAGCTCGTTTTGTTGCTCAAAAATATTCATGTAGACTGATATTCCAGACTTGGACTGCACTAACTTTATACGCCTTCGTAAGAGGTCTCTATGAGAGCGGTATTCTGCTGGGCAAGCATAGGCGTGAGGCAATAAATTCGTGCGTAATAAATCAGTGATTTTTTTGCTATCAATTTTATCGTTTTTAGCTTTTCCTCCGTGAATAGATTTCATATAGAGCGCATGACCAAGAGTGAATTCAATATTCTCTGAACGACAAAAATCTGCAAGAGGGTACCAATTATAAGTGCTCTCACAAGCAATAGTGAGGTCATCGACATAAGGCGCCAAGACCTTCTTCATATAGACAAAATTATTATCTCGGATGTTTTTATGCAGCATTATATTTCCTTCCTTGTCCATGACACAAATATGAGCAGATGACTTGTGAAGGTCAATTCCACAATGATATTTCGTTTTTGAGTTATACATTTCCATGAGGTAATTTCCTTTTTTTGTTTGTGTGAAACTTCAATAAAGGTCATTGCCTCGTTCTTTGCCAAATTTCCACGCTGATATTATTCAGTGCGGTACTTGGCTAAGCGTACTATCAGGAGAACATCGGGGACAGGTGTTCTGTGAGTAACAAGGAAAGGTAGCCTTAGACAGACGACAAGGAAAATCGGAGACAGGTGTTCTGTGAGTAACAAGGAAAAGTAGCCTTAGACAGACGATAGGCCTGTGATCTAAACATCCTAATTAGACGACTAAGGGGCGGTGCCCCGTTTAAGGATAAACAAAAAAGCCTCATTTCGCTAGAAATGAGGCTTACAGAAAGAACTTAAAAACTTTTAGCGACGCTTATTGCGATGATGTCCGCCACTGCGTTCTTGATGACGAGATCCACCGCCACCGCGATTGCCACCATGCTTATTTCCACTACGTTTTTGAACAAATTTACTATTGCCGTGCATTTTCTCATGAGCATCAGTCATTCCTTCTGCAGGAACTTCTGCAGGGAGCTGCATTTCGATGTAGCATTCAATTTCTGGCAATTCAAAACCACTATTCTCATCGGCAAAACTAATCGCCTTGCCCGTAGCTGAGGCTCGACCTGTACGACCTACACGGTGAACATAATCTTCTGGCTCATAAGGAAGTTCATAATTGACAACGTGACTTACATCATCAACGTGAATACCACGACCAGCAACATCAGTTGCTACTAAGACCTGTACAGTACCTGCACGAAACTCTTCAAGAATACGCATACGTTTTTTCTGTGGTATATCACCTGTAAGCAATTCGAGTTTATCGATGCCATATTGATAAAGTTTATCCGCTAAACGTTCACAATCGAATTTCCTATTAGCAAAAATAATCATTCTACTCACAGGCTCATTCTTGAGGTGCCATAAGATGACATTTTCTTTTTGATTTGCGGTAACAGTGAAAACTTTTTGAGTGACATTTTTCGAAACTATAGTCTCGGGATTAATCTCGATTTTTACATAGTCATCACTGAGCCAGCTCGATGCCAAATCCAAAACAGATTGACTGAGGGTGGCAGAATATAGTTGAGTAATTCTCTTCTCGCGACCAGGTAAATAACCAACGATTCTACGAACATCAGGAATAAAACCCATATCAAGCATGCGGTCAGCTTCGTCAATACAAAGGAACTCAACTTCACTAAGGTTAATCATTTTGCGACGGTGATAGTCCATTAAACGACCTGGAGTTGCAACCGCAATATCAACACGTCCGCGTAAAACCTGAGCTTGCTTATCAAAATCCATACCGCCAAAGAAAGTTTCGACGCGAATATCGCAATACTTACCTAAGCCGATAGCATCTTGACCAATCTGTAAGGCTAATTCACGTGTAGGAGCTAAAATCAGTGCACGAGGTGTACCGGCTTTAACTTCTGTCTGTGGATTATTGACAAAATGGTTATACATGGAAATCAAAAATGCCGCTGTTTTACCGGTACCCGTCTGCGCTTTTGCCGCTACATCTTGGCTCTTTAAAGAAATGGGTAAAACGCCTTCTTGTACGGGAGTACAGAATTTGAAATCCATATCGTAAATGGCACGTTGTACTGCCGGACATAAATCCATTGACAAAAAGGCTGTCTTAGATTCTTCTTGAGGAATTTCGCCGGGATTAATCCATGAGTTATCCGCTTTAGCCGGAGTTAATGGCGTCACGTTTACATTATTGTGTCTGGGGCTGTGTGAAGGTTTATCAGAACCCTGCTTTTGATGCTTGCCCATGTTATTATTGTTCTGATTATGGCGTGGCTTCCGTGATTGTGACGAGCCGTTTTCTTGTGATTGGCCAGAGTCTTTTTTATGTGACTGCGAAGACGTATTTTTTGGCGCTTGTGACGCTGTGTTTCTCTGTGGTTTTTGGTGCTCGTTTTTTTTCTTATTTTGAGTCGAGTCTTGTTGAGCCTGGGGCTTTTTTGCCTCTGCTGCTTTCACTGGGGCTTCACTAGCTCCAAATATCTTTTTCAAAAAGCCTAACAATATGTTTCTCCAATTATAATTAATTCGCTGAATCTAGGGGGAGTACAGCTATTCTACAAGCCCCTATATCGCTCAAGGCTCTAGCACTTGACTTTATTCATTCAATTAAAAAGTCATAGCGCTCTATCTTACATTAAGTTAATGATATTTCGTCTGCTTCCACAAAAACTATTGACGTGGATAAATCGCTCCTGCACCTCGTTTCACCAAGCCGCCTTTAGTCATTTTTACTTCATAGTAAACAATTAAGGCCCCTTCGTGAACCACGGCAGTCGCCTCTAATTCATACTCCCAACCATCCACTTCGCCAGTGGTCTCTAAAGGTTTATTTAAACGCAAACCAGTCGCCGGAAACTCGACGCGCTCAGTCGCACTTAATTTGTAATAGCATTCTAAGCTATATGCCCCATCGTAAATTTCGTAAGCTGTCAAACGCCATTTCGGGTCGCTCTCAACAGGAGCCAAGAAACCACATGAAACTAAAGAGATCAAACTAATGATAAGAAGTATTTTTTTCATTTTTTACCTTATTTTTAAAGTTGCTAAACCTACTGCAGCACAGATGGCTCCAATAATCCAAAAGCGCGTGACAATCTGGGTCTCAGACCAACCCTTTTTTTGAAAGTGGTGATGAACTGGTGCCATCAGAAAAATTCTTTTGCCGCCAGTCGCTTTGTAGTACAGAGTTTGTAAGAGTGATGAGCCCGCTTCCATGACAAAGACGCCACCAATAATAGGCAAGATCATTTCTTGCTTCACAATAATAGCCATAATCCCTAGAGATCCACCTAGAGCTAAGCTACCCGTATCTCCCATAAACATTGCTGCGGGCTTACTATTATACCATAAAAAACCCATGCACGCTCCGACAATGGCTGCACCAAACACCGCAGCTTCACCGCAACCTTTGATATAAGGCGTACTCAAATATTCAGAATAAGTCATATTACCACAGAGATAGGCAATTATCATATAGCTCATCATCGAAATAATCATCGCACCTGTCGCTAAGCCATCCATACCATCACTTATATTGACGCCATTGCCCGTTCCCCAGAGTACAAAAACTCCATAAATCATAGCTACCCACATGGGCATATATAACAAGGCTTCTTTCATGAAAGGTATCGTTAAGAGAGGTGCACTATCCCGAGTATCAGGCGCGCGAAACAAAATAAAAATTGCGGCAATCGCAATAATCATTTCGGCAAATAACCGTAGCTTACCAGAGACACCATCATTGCCTAAAGGTCCTTTCATCCTACGTACTTTTCGAAAGTCATCCCAAAAGCCCAACAAGCCAAAACTCAGCATCACCATCAAGCACAAGCGCGTCACCATTAGGTCCAAGCGTGCCCATAACAAAGTCGACACCAAGACTGCAAGGATAATGAGAATCCCTCCCATCGCAGGAGTTTTACCTTTGATTTCACATAACTCTTCTTCGGAGACAAAACCCGCCAAACGCTGAGGCGCAATAGCAAACTCTTTCAAAAAGCGAATCATTGCCGGCGCAAAGATCACCACAATTAAAAAAGCTAATGCCGCAGCACCCGCAGAACGAAATGTTAAATATTTAAAAATTCGCAGTGGCGAATTCTCGTATTCACTTAACCAATAAAGCATTTATTAATCCCTGAATTTATGATAGATTTTTTCCAACTGTATACCCCTCGAGGCCTTAAAAAACAAGGTCTCATCTGCTTTTATGTTTGCCTTTAAATACTCCCCTGCCTCATCACTATTTAAAAAAGCTTTTCCTTCTGAATTCACTTTACTAAAACATTCACCGACTGTCAACAAATCAAAGCCTTTCATTGCCTTCGCTTGATTAAAAATAGCCTGATGATAGCTCATCGCCTTATCTCCCAACTCAAGCATATCTCCCAAAACTAAAGTTCCTGAAGAATAAAGTTCTTTTACCCACTTCAAAAAAGCTGCTGTACTCTGGGGGTTAGCATTATAACAATCCAAAACAAAGGTCTTGTCCCCAACTTGCTCTGTTTTCATGCGCATCCCTGGTAAATCAAGATTACGGATAACCGGCACTAAATCTTCTATTTTGAAGGACCATTGCTTTTGAAAAAGCTCCAGCAAGGCCAAGCAAGCACAAATATTTAAGAGCTGATGCTCGCCACTAAGATTTGTTTCTAATTCTAATTGCTCGCCACTGTGCAATTCAACAGTAAATAAACTTTTCCCCATGAGTAATTCATAGTTCAACAAACGCACATCGGCTTTTTCACTTTTCCCAAATGATATCACTCGGATATCTTGGCGATCACTTAAGGCTTTCTTGACTTTCTCGGAAAAAATTTCTGGAACGACAGCAACGCCCTCTTCCTCCATATAACGGAAAATATCTATTTTCTCCTCAAAAATCGCCTCTTCATCGGTGAAATTACCAATATGTGACGCTCCTACTGAAGTTAATATAGCTCCATGTGCTTTGACAATCTTGGCGAGATCCCCGATCTCACCAGGATGGTTAGTTCCCAGCTCTAAACTAAAACACTCTTCTTCGCCTTTGAGACGAACGATATTTTGCGTTACACCAATATGATTATTTGTATTGCCTAAGGTGCTTAATACTTTCTTGGGAAAAATGCTTTCAAGTAACTGGGATAGTACTGCATTGGTACTCGTCTTACCTGAACTACCCGTCACCGCAAAACGCTTGGCTTTCCTTTGCTTCATCAACAAATAATGCCCAAGTTGCTGCCATGCTTTTACCGTATCTTGTACCTTTATCATCGCAACAGAATCTTGAGCCAACAACTCGACCTCTTTGGAGACAATCAAAAGCCTCGAACCCTTTTCCACTGCAAGATCTAAATAATTATGCCCATCAAAGTTATCGCCATCAAAAGCAAAAAAAACCGCGCCAGTCAAATCTTTTCGGGTATCACTCTCGTAAGTCGTATAATCATCAAAATTTCTATCTTTTACCAAGACCTCTCCACTTATTGCTTGGCACAAGTCATTAAAATCTAACATGCTTTCTCTTCCTCAATAATTTTTCTACACAAATCTCTATCACAAAAATCCACTGTATGATCCTTATATATCTGCGTCTGTTCATGCCCTTTGCCGGCGATGATCAAACAATCTCCTGGACCCAAGGCACTACTTGCTGTTCTTATGGCTTGCTCCCGACCCAAGATAATCTCTGCGGATCTTTGTTTAGTTGATAAGATATCTTCTATGATTTTCGAGGGCTCTTCACTTCGTGGATTATCATTTGTTAAAGTCACCTCATCGGCCAAATCTGATGCAAGTCCCATTCCATACCTACGGCTGCGATCGCGATCTCCCCCACAACCAAAAACCAAAAATAATTTGTCTAGACAAATTTTACGGACTTCGCCTATCACTTTCTCTAAGGCTTCTTGTGAATGAGCAAAATCCACTATGAGCTTTGCACCATTCGCTTTCTCAAAAACCTCTAAACGACCAGGTACTCCCGGAAAGCCTAGCATAATATTTTTTATCTTGTGTATTGAAGACTTACCCAATAACTCTGTCGCCAAAAGGATTGCG is from Lentisphaera profundi and encodes:
- a CDS encoding type II toxin-antitoxin system YafQ family toxin — its product is MLELVYGSQFKKDFKKARKLPIEDLSNIFKIISTLQSQTPLDQKYKDHDLTGNYKAYRECHIKPDLLLIYTVDGKDLSLVRIGSHSELF
- a CDS encoding C-type lectin domain-containing protein; translation: MKTILMALMLSLTTATWAQGTLDELKQTHELKTKVLGKKYNSSCESLKTKLCELEIKLQNKFMESANLDSATYMDDIIRDNKPTTATPPEYKKLLAAFKKRMDKIEVGYQKQLQEQIEKTKVDAKELIRSYMRKKDLASAKDTNAYMLSLKIDKPATLAKTETVELPTVVAGVTNDKMLKVNENDEKHKSITIEKIEKGLGYKTSALIRKTNHKLASFCKSTGNYYKFFPTGIDVTWEQAQQQCREMGGHLVTITNENEMSHVLSLPNLPEGQLAFIGKSDMNLSGNWEWITKEKMTYINWYPGQPDGPKGGSKGQYYGLLYKNHFSDVNNNWQSLNGFICEWPK
- a CDS encoding IS110 family transposase is translated as MEMYNSKTKYHCGIDLHKSSAHICVMDKEGNIMLHKNIRDNNFVYMKKVLAPYVDDLTIACESTYNWYPLADFCRSENIEFTLGHALYMKSIHGGKAKNDKIDSKKITDLLRTNLLPHAYACPAEYRSHRDLLRRRIKLVQSKSGISVYMNIFEQQNELKESTLYMRSKPDKLENLVEYQDFSGIGGIAMERNYQLNTNLLMAYTKELIAVDKDLKELTLNSAYNEEFEIVKSMPGVGDTLGMVIIYETHDIKRFKSPGKYSSYCRVIKCKKESAGKSYGYSGAKIGNPFLKWAYSQAAVLSKRNPLMKAFSHDLIRQHGERKARAIYTHKICRSIYFMLQRKQKFDPIDFFGRQKYERLQRLNN
- a CDS encoding DEAD/DEAH box helicase, with the translated sequence MKKIFGASEAPVKAAEAKKPQAQQDSTQNKKKNEHQKPQRNTASQAPKNTSSQSHKKDSGQSQENGSSQSRKPRHNQNNNNMGKHQKQGSDKPSHSPRHNNVNVTPLTPAKADNSWINPGEIPQEESKTAFLSMDLCPAVQRAIYDMDFKFCTPVQEGVLPISLKSQDVAAKAQTGTGKTAAFLISMYNHFVNNPQTEVKAGTPRALILAPTRELALQIGQDAIGLGKYCDIRVETFFGGMDFDKQAQVLRGRVDIAVATPGRLMDYHRRKMINLSEVEFLCIDEADRMLDMGFIPDVRRIVGYLPGREKRITQLYSATLSQSVLDLASSWLSDDYVKIEINPETIVSKNVTQKVFTVTANQKENVILWHLKNEPVSRMIIFANRKFDCERLADKLYQYGIDKLELLTGDIPQKKRMRILEEFRAGTVQVLVATDVAGRGIHVDDVSHVVNYELPYEPEDYVHRVGRTGRASATGKAISFADENSGFELPEIECYIEMQLPAEVPAEGMTDAHEKMHGNSKFVQKRSGNKHGGNRGGGGSRHQERSGGHHRNKRR
- the mraY gene encoding phospho-N-acetylmuramoyl-pentapeptide-transferase, with the protein product MLYWLSEYENSPLRIFKYLTFRSAGAAALAFLIVVIFAPAMIRFLKEFAIAPQRLAGFVSEEELCEIKGKTPAMGGILIILAVLVSTLLWARLDLMVTRLCLMVMLSFGLLGFWDDFRKVRRMKGPLGNDGVSGKLRLFAEMIIAIAAIFILFRAPDTRDSAPLLTIPFMKEALLYMPMWVAMIYGVFVLWGTGNGVNISDGMDGLATGAMIISMMSYMIIAYLCGNMTYSEYLSTPYIKGCGEAAVFGAAIVGACMGFLWYNSKPAAMFMGDTGSLALGGSLGIMAIIVKQEMILPIIGGVFVMEAGSSLLQTLYYKATGGKRIFLMAPVHHHFQKKGWSETQIVTRFWIIGAICAAVGLATLKIR
- a CDS encoding UDP-N-acetylmuramoyl-tripeptide--D-alanyl-D-alanine ligase, coding for MLDFNDLCQAISGEVLVKDRNFDDYTTYESDTRKDLTGAVFFAFDGDNFDGHNYLDLAVEKGSRLLIVSKEVELLAQDSVAMIKVQDTVKAWQQLGHYLLMKQRKAKRFAVTGSSGKTSTNAVLSQLLESIFPKKVLSTLGNTNNHIGVTQNIVRLKGEEECFSLELGTNHPGEIGDLAKIVKAHGAILTSVGASHIGNFTDEEAIFEEKIDIFRYMEEEGVAVVPEIFSEKVKKALSDRQDIRVISFGKSEKADVRLLNYELLMGKSLFTVELHSGEQLELETNLSGEHQLLNICACLALLELFQKQWSFKIEDLVPVIRNLDLPGMRMKTEQVGDKTFVLDCYNANPQSTAAFLKWVKELYSSGTLVLGDMLELGDKAMSYHQAIFNQAKAMKGFDLLTVGECFSKVNSEGKAFLNSDEAGEYLKANIKADETLFFKASRGIQLEKIYHKFRD